The following proteins are co-located in the Candidatus Nitrotoga sp. AM1P genome:
- the clpS gene encoding ATP-dependent Clp protease adapter ClpS encodes MATKYENTSLLKAEQSKIKPPKLYKVLLFNDEFTTMDFVIEVLQTFFLMNRERAIQLMLKVHHEGLAICGVYTKDIAETKVEQVSAFAKQHGHPLRCELEET; translated from the coding sequence ATGGCAACGAAATATGAAAACACATCCCTGCTGAAAGCAGAACAAAGCAAGATCAAACCACCCAAACTGTATAAGGTGCTGCTCTTTAACGACGAGTTCACCACAATGGATTTTGTAATCGAAGTTTTACAAACTTTTTTTTTGATGAACCGTGAACGCGCCATTCAATTGATGCTCAAAGTACATCATGAAGGATTGGCAATATGCGGGGTCTATACTAAGGATATCGCAGAAACGAAAGTTGAACAGGTATCGGCATTTGCCAAACAGCACGGACATCCGCTACGATGCGAATTAGAGGAAACATAA